Genomic window (Pseudomonas sp. MM211):
TAGCGATGTGCGTGGGGCTTCCCTGAAGATCCGCCGCACGTTAGTCGTATTCGGGGCCACGCAGGTTTTCGAACTGCGACATACCGTCGGGAATCAGGTTGCGCACGATTTCCGCGAAGTCTGCGGTGACCAGCTTCTGCGCGCGCGTCAATAAGACCGGCACCGGGCTGGAAGGTTCGTGCTGGGCGTAATATTCCAGCAGACGATCGAGCGTACGCAGCACGTCGTCGCGGCTGGCGATGCGTCCCGGTGCTACCGGCGCCTGGCGCGCTGTGTATTCTGCTGCACCTAGCGACGGTTGTTCGTCGGCCTGCTGGTCGGTGTCGGCGGCAGGCGATGAGTCATTGCCTGCGGTTGGTGCCTGGTCGTTGAAAATCTGCCGGGTGTGGCGCAGTACCTGCTTGAGCACTTCGAGGTTGGCACTTTGCGCTGAACCGACCCGCTCGCTGAGCAGACCTTCGATATCGGCCAGTGCCGCGCTGGCCTCGTCGAGGGCAATGCGGGTGCTGTCGAGCAGCTCGGCATCGGTGTCGAGGAAGGCGCCGCGCAGCTGATCGGCGGAGAGCGTCTCGCTGGAGAATCGCTGCAGATCCACGGCGTTCAGGGCTGCACGAATGCTCACCGAGCCGAAGGCGCGCGAGCGGGTGATGCTGGCTTCACGCAGCAGGACGATCACTGGCTCGGCGCTCAGGGCGTTGAGCGCGTTGATGCGAATGGTCGGGTCGTTATCGTCGTCAGCATCCAGTTGCGGATACACACCGTCCCAATACTGGGTGAGCAATTCGCGAACCAGCGTCAGGCTCTGTGCCAGGCCGCTCAGGCCTTCGAGGGCGATGGCGCTCTGCAGATACAGGTTGGCGAGACGCAGATCCTTGCTGCGGGCGAACAGTTCGCTGGCGCGTTCGCGTACCTGGCGCCAATCCGGGGGCTCGGCGGCGATGACCGACTGGCCCATCTGGCGCTCTGGCTGGCCCAGCGCCAGGCGCTCCAGTTCGAGAAAATCGGCATCGTATTCGAGGTCTTCCCCACATGGGCTTTCGTCGGATACTGCGTTGAGCAAGTGCGACACATCCACCACGTCAGGTGCTCTCCATGTCAGGCCTGAAAGTCGAAATGAAGCAGTGACGGCGAGCTGCCGGTCAAACTGGATTCATCACGTGAAGCGGCACAATGCCACTATTCAGGCTTGGTTCGATGCTAATCCGGATCATTCTCCGAGTGCTCTCAGATCATTGTCAAGCGAGGGCAAGGCGGTAGAAACTGTTGTGAGGCACAGTATTTCCTTCTTCTGTGCAGTGACTCACAACCGCTTGGAAATATATGCCCGCTTGGGCATTGAACAGTATTGGCCAAGGGCAAAAAATAGTGCGTTTGGCATATCGACACCCCTCGAAGAACATGGTTTTTTTACCGCACTGCAAGGAGCCGCAATGCCGCTGCGTTTGGTCATCACCACCTATCACAAACTGACGCCCGGGCAACGGGCCGAGGTCGAGCTCGATCGGGGTGAGCTGAAAATCGGGCGCAGCGCCGGTAACGATTGGGTGCTGCCCGATCCCGAGCGGCTGGTGTCCAGCCAGCACTGCGTGATTCAGTACCGCGACGGTATCTACTACATCACCGATACCAGCACCAACGGGGTGATTCTGCAGACCGCAGGTACGCGTTTGCGCCGCGGCAGCAGTGAGCCTCTGGCAGATGGTGAAGTGCTGAAGATCGGCGAATACGAGATCCGTGTGCAGATCAGCGGTATTGCCCTGACCGCAGCGCCGGCAACGACCAGTGGCGCGACGGACGATCCGTTCAACAGCTTCGAGGCGTTGCTGAACCGCAGTGCGCAGCCGCTCGAGATGCCGCCGGTGAATGCTCAGGCAGCGCCCGCGCCTTCAGCGCCACGGCGCGATTCGCCATTCGACACCAAGCCGGATCTGTTCGACTTCCTCAGCCCTCCGGCAGCCGTGGCGCCATCGGTCTCCGATCACGTGCCGGCCCAGCAGCATGATTTCCGCCCGCCACGGCCGTCACAGCCGCCACCTGCCGTGGTCACGGCTACCGCTGCGCCCGTGACTGCGCCGGCTTCGGTGATCCCGGCGGACTGGGATCCTTTCGCCGATCTTCGGGCCGCATCGGCACCTCAACCGATTCCCGATCCATTCGCCGAACCGCCCAGTGTCGAAGCCGTGGAGGTACCGGATCCGTTCGCCGAATCGCCACCGATGCCGGCAGTGGAAATCCCCCCGTTCTTCGTGGACGAGTCGCCGGTGCAGCAGGTTCAGCCGTTGCCGGTTGTCGAGCCGGTCGTGGCGCCTGCACCTGTACTTGCAGCGCACACGGCCGTTGATGATGGCGAGCTGATGGAGGCTTTCCTGCGTGGTGCCGGCCTGCAGCATCTGCGCCTCGACAGGGCGGCGGCGGCCGCACAGATGGAGTCCATCGGGCGCAGTTATCGGCTGATGGTCGAAGGGCTGATCGACGTGCTGCGTGCGCGTGCCAGCCTCAAGGGCGAGTTCCGCATGGCGCAGACCATGATCCAGCCCGTACAGAACAATCCGCTGAAGTTCGCGCCCAACGTCGATGAGGCGCTGCTGATGTTGCTGCGTCACGACAATCAGGCTTTCATGGCGCCCGATCAGGCGGTTGGCGAGAGTTTCGACGACCTGCGTGCCCATCAGTTGGCGCTGATGGCTGGCGTTCAGGCGGCGATCAAATATTTGCTGGCACGGTTTGAACCGCGCGAGCTGGAAGGACGTCTGAACAAGCCGAGCGGGCTCTCGGCGCTGTTGCCCAATGGTCGTCGTGCACACTACTGGGAGCTATTCACCGAACTCTACGCGACCATTTCCCAGGAGGCCGAAGACGGTTTTCAGGAGCTGTTCGGCCGTGAGTTCAGTCGTGCCTATGAGGAGCACATCGCACGCTTGCGAGGCCGTTGAGATCATTTGGCCCGCGCGCTCGCGGGCCTGCTGCAATCATTGAGGAAGCGTTATGCCAAGGATTCTGACCCTGCTGGTTTTTCTGTTGCTCGGCGCCTGTGCGTCCGGCCCGGAAAAGCCGGAACCCACTACCGTCGAGCTGCAATTGCAGGCCAGCCGCGATCTCAACCCGGCGCTCGCGGGCGGGGCGGCGCCGGTCTGGGTGCATGTCTATCAGTTGCGCAATGCCTCGGCCTTTTCCCGTGCCGACTTCTTCTCGCTGGTTGATCGCGCTGACGCGACCCTGGCCAGCGAACTGATCGAGCATGACCGTTTTGTGGTGCGCCCTGGCGAAACCCAGCGCAAGTCGCTGACCCTGGACGATGCTACTCGCCACCTTGGCGTGGTCGTGGCCTATCGCGCCCTCGACCGTTCGATCTGGCGCCAGGTCATCGAAATTCCTGCCCATCAGGCAAGCGCCTTGCGCCTGCAGCTGGACGCCTATGCCATCAGCGCCACGCCGCTGACCCCTCTTGAGTGACTGGAGACCCGTTCATGTCCTGGAACAACCGTGTGGTTTGGTCGGAGGGAATGTTCCTGCGCCCGCAGCACTTCCAGCAGCAGGATCGCTATATCGAAACCCTGGTCGAAGGCCGCAACCATGCCTCGCAGCCTGGCGCCTGGGGCTTTTCGCACGTGCTTATCGACAGCGCGTTGCTGACTCAGGGCAAACTGGCGATTCTGTCCGCGCGGGGCCTGTTGCCTGATGGCACACCGTTCAACATTCCCGAGAACGATGCGGCGCCTGCTCCGCTGAACATCGATGACAGTCTGCGTGATGGCATCGTCTATCTGGCCCTGCCACTGCGGCGTGCCGGTGTGCGCGATACCGTGGAAAGCGGCGAGAGCCTGGGCTCGGCCCGTTATCAGAGCAGCGTGCACGAGGTGCGTGACGACAATGCCTCACTGGAGAGCCGTGCGCCGGTGGCCATCGGCTCCCTGGCCCTGCGGCTGATCACCGAGCGTGACGGCCTCGACGAGCACGCGGCCATCGGTGTCGTGCGCGTGGTGGAAAAGCGCGAAGACCGCAGCCTGCTACTGGACGACAACTACATCCCGCCGCTGCTCGACGTCAGCGCCTCGCGTCCGCTCTCGGCGTTTCGCAACGAACTGCTCGGTCTGCTGCATCAGCGTGGCGAGGCCCTGGCGGGGCGGGTGGTCGCCTCCGGTGCCGGTGGGGCCTCGGAAATCGCCGATTTCCTGCTGCTACAACTGGTCAACCGGGCCCAGCCGCTGGTGGCGCACCTGGCGCGTATCACGCCGCTGCATCCGGAAGTGCTGTACCGCGAGTTGGTGGCGCTGGCTGGTGAGTTCGCCACCTTCACGGCCAGCGAACGGCGGCCGGGTGAGTATCCGGTCTATGAGCACGACGACCTGACCGCCACCTTCGCGCCCGTGATGCTGGCACTGCGTCAGGCGCTGTCGATGGTCATCGACAGCCGCGCGATCCCTATTCCTATCGTTGAAAAGTCCTTCGGCGTGCACGTGGCGATGCTGGCGGACAAGTCACTGATCGATTCCGCCAGCTTCATCCTGGTGGTACGTGCGGACGTTCCGGGTGAGAGCCTGCGTGGGCACTTCCCGCAGCAGGCCAAAATTGGTTCGGTGGAACACATCCGCGATCTGGTCAACCTGCAGTTGCCGGGCATCGGCCTGCTGCCACTGCCGGTCGCACCACGGCAGTTGCCATATCACGCTGGCTCCAATTATTTCGAACTGGACCGGGGCAGCGACCACTGGAAGCAACTGATCCATTCAGGCGGCTTCGCTTTCCATATCGCTGGCCAGTTCCCTGGTCTGAACCTGGCCTTCTGGGCCATCCGAGGCTGACGCGCGATGACCATCGACGATCCATTTGGCGCCTTGCCCGGTCAGCCCGGCAAGGGACACGACCAGGCGGGCAACGACCGCACCATGATCATGCCGCGCCCCGGTGGCCGCGCCGCCGAACCCTCGCGGCCGACCTCCGCCGGTTCGCCACCGCCTGCCATGCCCAGTGCGCCGCCACTGGCTGCACGGGGGCTTGGCCTGAATCCTATCGAGGCCGCCGCCGGGCCGATGCTGGCGCTGCTGACCCGCTTGCGCAGCACCATCTCCCATCCCGCGCCGGCCAGCCTGCGTGCGCAGCTGCTCGGCTACCTGCGCCAGTTCGAGGACAAGGCGCGTGCCGCCGGCGTCGCTCAGGATGAAGTAATGCTGGCGCGTTACGTGCTCTGCACCGCGCTGGACGAGGCGGTGCTCAGCACGCCCTGGGGCAGCGCCAGTGACTGGAGCAAGCAGAGTCTGCTGATCACCTTGCACAACGAGGCCTGGGGCGGCGAGAAGGTGTTCCAGCTGCTCGACCACTGCCTGCAGAACCCCCGGCAACGTCTGAATCTGCTGGAGCTGTTGTACCTGTGCATCAGCCTCGGCCTGGAAGGGCGTTACCGGGTCATGCAGGATGGCCGCAGCCAGCTCGATGCGCTGCGCGAGCGGGTCAGTGCGACCATTCGCAGCACACGGGGCGAGATCGAGCGCGAGTTGTCGCCACACTGGCGTGGTTTGGTGGTCGCCCGTGACCGCCTGCGTCAGTTCCTGCCGCCGTGGGTGGCGGTGGCCATTGGCTTGGCGATCCTGCTCTTGCTGCTGTTCGGCCTGCGCATGAAGCTGGCCGCCGAAGCCGAACCGGTATTCCGTAACCTGCATGCCCTTGGCGACGTGCCGGTGCAGACCATCGACCGTCCGGCGCAGCAGCCGCGCGTCGTTGAGCGTCCACGCCTGGCTGGCTTCCTGGCAGAGGAAATTCGTGCGCAGAAGGTCGCGGTGGAAGACGCTGTCGACCGTTCCGTGGTGACCATTCGCGGGGATCAGCTGTTCGCCTCCGGCAGTGCGTCGATTGCCGACGACTTCCAACCGCTGCTACTGCGCATCGCCGAAGCCATTCGCAAGGTCAACGGCCAGGTGCTGGTCACCGGGCACAGCGACAACCGCCCTATCGCGACGTTGCGTTATCCGTCCAACTGGAAGCTCTCCCAGGATCGCGCCCAACAGGTGATGGACGTGCTGGCGGCCAAGACGGGCCAGCCCGCGCGCTTCCGTGCCGAGGGGCGCAGCGACACCGAAGCCAAGGCTTCGAACGATACGGCGGAAGGCCGCGCGCGTAACCGCCGGGTCGAAATCACAGTCTTTGCGGAGGGCGTCGAGTGAAGGCGTTGTTCGGTTTCATGGCCCGCTGGGTCATGCCGGTTTTGGGGTTGCTGGCGCTGAGCCTGGTGATCTGGTTCGTGGGCCCACTGATCGCCATCGGCGGTTTCGAGCCGCTGGCCAGCAGCACGGTGCGCTGGACGCTGATCATCCTGCTGTTCGTCCTGTGGGCGGCCTGGCGGGTGATGCGCATCATTCAGGCGCGGCGCAATGCGGCCAGGGTCATGCAGGGCCTGGTGGAAGTTGCACCGGATCCGACCAGCGTGGCCACCGCGGAAGAACTGGCCACCCTGCGCCAGCGTATGGACGAGGCTTTGGGCCTGCTCAAGCGCGCCAAGCTGGGCGGCGGTGAGCGGCGCAATCTGTACGAGTTGCCGTGGTACGTGATCATCGGCCCGCCCGGTTCCGGCAAGACCACCGCGCTGGCTAACTCCGGGCTGCGTTTCCCGCTGGCCGAGCAGATGGGCGCCGGGGCGGTACGCGGCGTTGGCGGCACACGCAACTGCGACTGGTGGTTCGCCGACGAGGCCGTGCTGCTCGATACTGCCGGGCGTTATACCACTCAGGACAGCCATGCCGCGGTCGACAAGGCCGCCTGGCTGGGTTTCCTCGACCTGCTGAAAAAGCAGCGCTCGCGGCGGCCCATCGATGGTGCCTTCGTCGCCATCAGCCTGTCCGATCTGCTGCTCGGCAGCGACAGCGAGCGAGCGGCCCATGCCGTGGCCATTCGCGCCCGTGTGCAGGAGCTGTATACCCAGCTCGGCGTACGCTTCCCGGTGTACGTGATGCTCACCAAGCTGGATCTGGTGCCCGGCTTCATGGAGTTCTTCGACGGCCTGAGCAAGGAAGAGCGTGCTCAGGTCTGGGGCATGACCTTCAGCCTCGACGATGGCAAGAGTGTCGAGGGCCCGCTGCAGGTATTTCGCAGTGAGTTCGATGCGTTGGAGCTGCGCCTTAACGAGCGCCTGGTCGAGCGTCTGCAGCAGGAGCGAGACCCTGCGCGGCGCGACCTGATCTATGGCTTCCCGCAACAGTTCGCCGCGCTGCGTGAAGCGCTGGCCGGCTTCCTCGACGGCGTGTTCAAGCCCAACCCTTATGAGGAACGGGTGTTACTACGCGGCGTCTACCTGACCAGCGGCACCCAGGAAGGCAGCCCGATCGACCGTCTGATCGGTGCCATGGCGCAGAGCATGAGCCTCGACCGTCAGCACCTGGCCCGCCAGACCGGAACAGGGCGTAGCTACTTCATCGAGCGCCTGCTGCGTGACGTGGTGTTCGGCGAACGCGGCCTGGTCGGTGCCAACCCCAAGGTGGAACGGCAGAAGCGCTGGCTGGCACGGGGAGTGATTGCCGCAACTGTGATTCTGGTACTCGGCACGGCTGCGGTATGGTTCGCCAGCTTCCGTGCCAACCAGGCCTACATCGCCGCCGTGGATGCCCGCGTGCAGCCGCTGCGTGGCGAGCTGCAGGCGCTCAGCCCGGCGCAGCGCGACGTTCTGGCGGTGCAGCCGCTGCTCAATGCCATCCGCACTGTCAGTGGCGATGCGCCGGGCTGGGCCGAGGGCTTTGGCCTCTACCAGGGCGACATGCTCGACAGCGAAGCCTCCAGTGTCTACCGCAAGCTGCTGATCGCGGTCATGGCGCCGCGGGTGCTGGCGCGTCTGGAAGAGCAGTTGCGTACCGGGGGCAACTCGGACTTCCTCTACGAAGGTCTCAAGGCCTACCTGATGCTTGGTGAGTCGGAGCATTACGATGCGGACTTCATCAAGGCCTGGATTGCCCTCGACTGGGATCGCAGCCTGCCGCGGGATCTGCTGCCGGAACAGCGTGAGGCGCTGAATCAGCATCTGGTCGCGTTGTATGACCGCCAGCCACCGGTGGTACGCCTCGACGAGAACCTGGTCGAAGACGTGCGCCGGCGTCTGCAGCGGCTGTCCGTGGCGCAGCGCGCCTATGACCGGGTGAAGCGCCAGAAGCTGCCCGAGGGCATCCCGGACTTCCGCCTCAGCGATGCTGCCGGCCGTGATGCCGCGCTGGTGTTCACCCGCAAAAGTGGCAAACCGCTCAACGAGCCGCTCAGCGGCTTCTATACCCAGCGCGGCTACCGTGAGGCCTTTCTGGTCGGCAGCGTCAGCCAGGCCGGTACCCTGGCCGAGGAGCAGTGGGTACTCGGTCGCAGCCTGGACGATGGACAGAATGCCGCCGCCCTCGCGCTGGAAGTCCGGCGCCTTTATGTGCAGGACTACATGGCTCAATGGGATGCGCTGCTCGCCGATATCGACTTCGTGCCGGTGACCAGTGTGGCCCAGGCCGCGGACGTGCTGCGCGTGCTGTCGGGGCCGGCGTCGCCGCTGAAGAAGCTGCTTCAGGCGGTCGCCAAGGAGACCGACCTGCAGAAGGAGGAGCGACTGGTCGCCGAGAAGCTCAAGGAGCGTGGCGACGATACCGTCGACCGCCTCAAGCAGCAGCTCGGTTCTCTGGTCGGCCAGTCGGAGGAGGGCGTGGTCAATGCCCTGGCCACCGAGATGGATCCGATCACCGCTCACTTCGCCGAACTCAACGGTCTGGTCGCAGACGCCGATGGCCAGACTCCGGGCCATCGATGCCCTGCTGCAGGATCTCAATGCACTCTATGTGCAGGTCAGTGCCATGAGTGGCGCCAGCGGCGAGGCACTGCTGGGCGAGTCGCGCAACCAGACCACGGCTGCTGCCGATCAGGTGCGCCTGAGTGCCGAGCGCCAGCCGCCGCTGGTACAGGGATTCCTCAAGTCGGTGGTCGGCTCGACCACCGGTACCATGATGGGCGGCATCCGCAACCAGCTGAATGCCGCCTGGATGAGCGAGGTGGTGTCGGTGTACCGCCAGTCGCTGGCTGGGCGCTACCCGCTGGATCGTGGCAGCAGCCGGGATGCGACCCTGGACGACTTTGGCCATTTCTTCGGCCAGGGCGGGGTGCTCGACAGCTACTTCCGCAAGTACTTGCAGCCCTACGTGGATACCTCGGCGAGCACCTGGCGCTGGCAGCCGGGTGCTGCGCAGAAGCTCGGTATCGGCAGCGGTGTGCTGCAGACCTTCCAGCGTGCCGCAACCATTCGCGAGGCGTTCTTCCGCTCTGGCGGTACCCAGCCGATGGTGCGTTTCGAGCTGCGGCCGGTGGCGATGGACTCCAGCATCGAGCAGTTCCAGCTTGATCTCGATGGCCAGCAGTTCAGCTACGACCACGGCCCGGCGCGACCGGTCGCCATGCAGTGGCCGAGCAGCAATGGCACCGGCGTGGTACGTCTGAACATTTCACCGGCCTCGGTCACCGGGCGTTCGGGGATCACCCTGGAAGGGCCGTGGGCCTGGTTCCGACTGCTCGATCAGTCGG
Coding sequences:
- a CDS encoding DotU family type VI secretion system protein: MTIDDPFGALPGQPGKGHDQAGNDRTMIMPRPGGRAAEPSRPTSAGSPPPAMPSAPPLAARGLGLNPIEAAAGPMLALLTRLRSTISHPAPASLRAQLLGYLRQFEDKARAAGVAQDEVMLARYVLCTALDEAVLSTPWGSASDWSKQSLLITLHNEAWGGEKVFQLLDHCLQNPRQRLNLLELLYLCISLGLEGRYRVMQDGRSQLDALRERVSATIRSTRGEIERELSPHWRGLVVARDRLRQFLPPWVAVAIGLAILLLLLFGLRMKLAAEAEPVFRNLHALGDVPVQTIDRPAQQPRVVERPRLAGFLAEEIRAQKVAVEDAVDRSVVTIRGDQLFASGSASIADDFQPLLLRIAEAIRKVNGQVLVTGHSDNRPIATLRYPSNWKLSQDRAQQVMDVLAAKTGQPARFRAEGRSDTEAKASNDTAEGRARNRRVEITVFAEGVE
- the tssJ gene encoding type VI secretion system lipoprotein TssJ — protein: MPRILTLLVFLLLGACASGPEKPEPTTVELQLQASRDLNPALAGGAAPVWVHVYQLRNASAFSRADFFSLVDRADATLASELIEHDRFVVRPGETQRKSLTLDDATRHLGVVVAYRALDRSIWRQVIEIPAHQASALRLQLDAYAISATPLTPLE
- the tssK gene encoding type VI secretion system baseplate subunit TssK, with the protein product MSWNNRVVWSEGMFLRPQHFQQQDRYIETLVEGRNHASQPGAWGFSHVLIDSALLTQGKLAILSARGLLPDGTPFNIPENDAAPAPLNIDDSLRDGIVYLALPLRRAGVRDTVESGESLGSARYQSSVHEVRDDNASLESRAPVAIGSLALRLITERDGLDEHAAIGVVRVVEKREDRSLLLDDNYIPPLLDVSASRPLSAFRNELLGLLHQRGEALAGRVVASGAGGASEIADFLLLQLVNRAQPLVAHLARITPLHPEVLYRELVALAGEFATFTASERRPGEYPVYEHDDLTATFAPVMLALRQALSMVIDSRAIPIPIVEKSFGVHVAMLADKSLIDSASFILVVRADVPGESLRGHFPQQAKIGSVEHIRDLVNLQLPGIGLLPLPVAPRQLPYHAGSNYFELDRGSDHWKQLIHSGGFAFHIAGQFPGLNLAFWAIRG
- the tssA gene encoding type VI secretion system protein TssA translates to MVDVSHLLNAVSDESPCGEDLEYDADFLELERLALGQPERQMGQSVIAAEPPDWRQVRERASELFARSKDLRLANLYLQSAIALEGLSGLAQSLTLVRELLTQYWDGVYPQLDADDDNDPTIRINALNALSAEPVIVLLREASITRSRAFGSVSIRAALNAVDLQRFSSETLSADQLRGAFLDTDAELLDSTRIALDEASAALADIEGLLSERVGSAQSANLEVLKQVLRHTRQIFNDQAPTAGNDSSPAADTDQQADEQPSLGAAEYTARQAPVAPGRIASRDDVLRTLDRLLEYYAQHEPSSPVPVLLTRAQKLVTADFAEIVRNLIPDGMSQFENLRGPEYD
- the tagH gene encoding type VI secretion system-associated FHA domain protein TagH, which produces MPLRLVITTYHKLTPGQRAEVELDRGELKIGRSAGNDWVLPDPERLVSSQHCVIQYRDGIYYITDTSTNGVILQTAGTRLRRGSSEPLADGEVLKIGEYEIRVQISGIALTAAPATTSGATDDPFNSFEALLNRSAQPLEMPPVNAQAAPAPSAPRRDSPFDTKPDLFDFLSPPAAVAPSVSDHVPAQQHDFRPPRPSQPPPAVVTATAAPVTAPASVIPADWDPFADLRAASAPQPIPDPFAEPPSVEAVEVPDPFAESPPMPAVEIPPFFVDESPVQQVQPLPVVEPVVAPAPVLAAHTAVDDGELMEAFLRGAGLQHLRLDRAAAAAQMESIGRSYRLMVEGLIDVLRARASLKGEFRMAQTMIQPVQNNPLKFAPNVDEALLMLLRHDNQAFMAPDQAVGESFDDLRAHQLALMAGVQAAIKYLLARFEPRELEGRLNKPSGLSALLPNGRRAHYWELFTELYATISQEAEDGFQELFGREFSRAYEEHIARLRGR